The DNA window CTGGGCGTGACTCGGGAAGAGGCTTGCGAGGCGTTGGTCGGCGCGGGCGTGGGCGAGGAGGTCGCGAAGGAGGAGGTCGCGCGCGTGGAGGCGCATCCCTTTTTCCAGGCGTGCCAGCGCGTGGGGCGGCGCTACGGGTGGATGGAGTCCGTGATGGACGTCTACAGCTCGCTGCATCGGCAATCGGGGCGGCACACGGCGCTGGAGCGGCGGGACAACCTGTCGGGGGAGGAGTTCTTCGCGCGCTACTACTTCGGCCACCAGCCGGTGGTGCTGACGGGCTTGATGAAGGATTGGCCGGCCCTGGGACGGTGGACGCTGCCCTACCTGGCCGAGCGCTCGGGGGACGCGGAGGTGGAGGTGATGACGCGGCGGGAGTCGAACCCGGACCACGCGCCAGAGCCCGAGAAACACCGCGAGACGATGCTCTTTCGCGACTACGTGCACCGCGTGGCGACGGGCGGAGAGACCAATGACTACTACATGGTGCCGCGCAACGAGAACTGGCAGCGGGATGGCCTCAAGCCGCTGCGGGACGACGTGAGGGCGCCGCGCGGCATCATCGACGCGCAGCTGCGGCCGGACATGATGACGCTGCTCCTGGGCCCCGCGGGCACCGTCACCCCGCTGCACCACGACAACATGAACGTGCTCCTGGCGCAGGTGACGGGGCGCAAGCACATCAAGCTCATCCCGTCCTTCCAGCGCCACCTGATGTACCCGCGCTACGGCACCTTCAGCCACGTGGACGCGGCACACCCGGACGCGGACCGCTTCCCGCTGTACTCGGAGGCGCACGTGGTGGAGGCCGTGCTGGAGCCCGGCGAGCTCGTCTTCATCCCGGTGGGCTGGTGGCACTGGGTGCGCGCGCTCGACGTGAGCGCGTCCGTCACCTTCCACCACTTCCTCGTCCCGCAGGGGAACACGTACCTGCCCACGCCCCACTGAAGTCAGTCGGACGTCTCCACCAGCAGCACGTGGTGCGTCCAGCTGTTGCGAGCATCCCGCGCCAGCCACTTGTTGCGCTCATCCCGCAGGGCCACCGCGGGCGCGGCGCCCCCTCGGATGCGCTGGCGCACCCCTTCGAAGAAGCGCCCCGCGGCATCGGGGATGTCCACGGTGGAGGCGAGCACCGCGCGAGCCCCCGCCTCGATGAAGGCCGCCGGCAGGCTGAACGGCTCATGCGTGGTGGTGGACGCCAGCCGCCCCGCGCTGCACGCCGCCAGGAAGACCAGCGGCGAGCCCGCCAGCTTCTGCCTCCGGACGATGTCTGCCGTCAGCGCATAGCGGCCGTTCCCCTCGGGAGACAGCACCACCAGCGACGCGTCGGAGAGGACCGGGTCGCTGATGCCGTGCGCGTGAATCTCGATTTCGGTGGCGTCCGACATGCTGGAGAGCACGCGCGAGGGCGTGGCGTCCGAGCCCGTCAGCAGCTCCAACGCCGACGGCTCCGGCTCATCCGGAGGCGGCGTCCACGTGGGCAGCCGGGGCAACTGCAAGAGCGCGGGCGCCTCCACGCTGGAGACCACCAGCCGGCGTGACGAAGCCCCTGCCACCGAGGGCGCCGCCGCCTTTCCCATGCGGAAGCTCCACGGCAGGTCCGAGGGCAGCAGGTCCGTGC is part of the Myxococcus landrumus genome and encodes:
- a CDS encoding cupin-like domain-containing protein → MSAETSRLALEWQVWLVENLALGVTREEACEALVGAGVGEEVAKEEVARVEAHPFFQACQRVGRRYGWMESVMDVYSSLHRQSGRHTALERRDNLSGEEFFARYYFGHQPVVLTGLMKDWPALGRWTLPYLAERSGDAEVEVMTRRESNPDHAPEPEKHRETMLFRDYVHRVATGGETNDYYMVPRNENWQRDGLKPLRDDVRAPRGIIDAQLRPDMMTLLLGPAGTVTPLHHDNMNVLLAQVTGRKHIKLIPSFQRHLMYPRYGTFSHVDAAHPDADRFPLYSEAHVVEAVLEPGELVFIPVGWWHWVRALDVSASVTFHHFLVPQGNTYLPTPH